A genomic window from Gemmatimonadaceae bacterium includes:
- a CDS encoding carboxypeptidase regulatory-like domain-containing protein, with protein sequence MGRLGWLAAVVGVLALSASGGAQDSPLRDIVGRVVGPDGAGIPSVLVRAQRGDDVREALTDESGSYRIVGAWAGTWSVTMRRIGYVADSMTVEVTDVARLDRQLARAALRVDGRVITASWSGVHGVVGDRGYQPLAGATVEVVGRELSSVVTPEGQFALPERVGAPVLLRVQAPGYATRLVSARVPEDGAIELSVLLDRAEGRGINSVIADELDRRMTWSSPLAARVTRSEVLATEARDLRLALELTPSVNAKGLRISRAACVFVDGVARPGFPLDAIRPETVEFIEFYAGGADRQGLLARRWPPRGECGFGGRGPVDAQNSAGVQYVVVWTHKA encoded by the coding sequence ATGGGTCGGCTCGGTTGGCTGGCTGCGGTAGTCGGGGTGCTGGCGCTGTCCGCGTCGGGCGGCGCCCAAGATTCTCCCCTGCGCGACATTGTGGGCCGCGTGGTCGGTCCGGACGGTGCGGGAATCCCGTCCGTGCTGGTCCGCGCGCAGCGCGGCGACGACGTGCGCGAGGCGCTCACCGACGAGTCGGGGAGCTACCGCATCGTGGGGGCGTGGGCCGGCACCTGGTCGGTGACGATGCGGCGCATCGGCTACGTCGCGGACTCGATGACCGTCGAGGTCACGGATGTGGCGCGACTGGACCGCCAGCTGGCGCGCGCCGCGCTGCGTGTGGACGGCCGCGTGATCACGGCATCGTGGTCCGGCGTCCACGGCGTGGTGGGCGATCGCGGGTACCAGCCACTGGCCGGTGCGACCGTCGAGGTCGTGGGGCGTGAGCTTTCGTCGGTCGTGACGCCCGAGGGGCAGTTCGCACTACCCGAACGCGTCGGCGCCCCGGTGCTGCTGCGCGTGCAGGCCCCCGGCTACGCGACGCGGCTCGTGTCGGCGCGCGTCCCGGAGGATGGCGCAATCGAGCTCTCCGTGCTGCTCGATCGCGCCGAGGGGCGCGGCATCAATTCCGTCATCGCGGACGAACTCGACCGACGGATGACGTGGTCGAGCCCCCTCGCCGCCCGCGTGACGCGCAGTGAGGTGCTGGCGACCGAGGCGCGCGACCTCAGGCTGGCGTTGGAACTGACTCCGTCGGTGAACGCGAAGGGGCTGCGCATCTCGCGCGCGGCCTGCGTCTTCGTGGATGGCGTGGCACGCCCGGGATTCCCGCTGGATGCCATCCGACCCGAGACCGTGGAGTTCATCGAGTTCTATGCGGGCGGTGCCGATCGCCAGGGCCTGTTGGCGCGTCGCTGGCCACCGCGGGGCGAGTGCGGCTTTGGCGGGCGCGGGCCGGTCGACGCACAGAACAGCGCCGGTGTGCAGTACGTCGTCGTGTGGACGCACAAGGCCTGA
- a CDS encoding SDR family NAD(P)-dependent oxidoreductase: MATLTGRVAVVAGASRGAGRGIALALGDAGATVYVVGRSTRGGPPPSDGAPGTIEETAEAVTARGGIGIPVRTDCTSETEVAELFARVEREQGALDVLASAVWGAADGTSAPDEAMAGWGTPFWERSTSEWRRMMDAGPRAYYLTAFHAARLMARRKRGLIVGVTDGFLDGTPAEVLTGASAGEYNGMLLYDLSHTTINRLLLGMAADAKKSKLAVVTLMPGFMQTERVKRAMTSKAVERQFRYDLSESVEYVGRAVVALAADKHAIKKSGRIHFVADLAAEYGFTDVDGRRIPRFDPFGHAKAVSERR; this comes from the coding sequence ATGGCAACACTCACCGGAAGGGTCGCGGTGGTCGCCGGGGCGAGCCGCGGCGCAGGGCGAGGCATCGCGCTTGCGCTTGGCGACGCGGGCGCGACGGTGTACGTGGTCGGCCGATCAACCCGCGGCGGTCCACCGCCAAGCGACGGCGCGCCCGGCACCATCGAGGAGACGGCGGAGGCCGTGACGGCACGCGGCGGCATCGGGATTCCGGTCCGCACCGACTGCACCAGCGAGACGGAAGTCGCCGAACTCTTCGCGCGTGTGGAGCGTGAACAGGGGGCGCTCGATGTCCTTGCCAGCGCAGTCTGGGGCGCGGCCGACGGCACCTCGGCCCCTGACGAGGCGATGGCTGGGTGGGGGACCCCGTTCTGGGAGCGATCCACCTCCGAGTGGCGGCGGATGATGGATGCAGGACCTCGCGCCTACTACCTGACGGCATTTCACGCGGCGCGGCTGATGGCCCGGCGGAAGCGAGGGCTGATCGTCGGCGTGACGGACGGCTTCCTGGACGGCACCCCGGCGGAGGTGCTCACGGGCGCATCGGCGGGCGAGTACAACGGAATGCTGCTCTACGACCTGAGTCACACGACAATCAACCGCCTGCTGCTGGGGATGGCCGCCGACGCCAAGAAGAGCAAGCTCGCCGTGGTGACGCTGATGCCTGGCTTTATGCAGACGGAGCGTGTCAAGCGTGCGATGACCTCCAAGGCCGTCGAGCGCCAGTTCCGCTACGACCTGAGCGAATCGGTGGAGTACGTCGGGCGCGCGGTCGTCGCCCTCGCGGCAGACAAACACGCCATCAAGAAGTCGGGACGCATCCATTTCGTCGCCGACCTCGCCGCAGAGTACGGCTTCACCGATGTGGACGGACGCCGGATTCCGCGCTTCGATCCGTTCGGCCACGCGAAGGCCGTCAGCGAGCGGCGCTGA
- a CDS encoding response regulator transcription factor, translating into MSDDLIRVILADDHSVVRAGLKAVLGAAKDMHVVGEAASGPEAVAMAERLKPHVVVMDLSIGEVDGGQATKMLIEKGIPSKVLILTMHPEEEYLVPMLEAGASGFLPKTAPDRELLDAVRTVARGEVYVRAEAARILAKGYQRKDPMHEDRTRYERLTERERDVLRLTAQGYSAPEIGERLFISPKTVDTYKQRIQDKLGLSHRHEYVQFALRLGLLHA; encoded by the coding sequence ATGTCTGACGACCTGATTCGCGTAATCCTCGCCGACGACCACAGCGTCGTCCGAGCTGGCCTCAAGGCCGTGCTCGGAGCCGCCAAGGATATGCACGTCGTCGGGGAAGCAGCCAGCGGCCCCGAGGCGGTCGCGATGGCTGAGCGCCTGAAGCCTCACGTGGTGGTGATGGACCTCTCGATCGGCGAAGTGGACGGTGGGCAGGCCACGAAGATGCTGATCGAAAAGGGCATCCCCTCCAAAGTGCTGATCCTGACGATGCACCCCGAGGAGGAGTACCTGGTGCCGATGCTGGAGGCCGGCGCGAGTGGCTTCCTGCCCAAGACCGCCCCGGACCGCGAGCTGCTCGACGCGGTGCGCACGGTGGCGCGCGGCGAGGTGTACGTCCGCGCCGAGGCCGCACGCATCTTGGCCAAGGGCTACCAGCGCAAGGATCCGATGCACGAGGACCGCACGCGTTACGAGCGGCTGACGGAGCGCGAGCGCGACGTGCTGCGCCTGACGGCGCAGGGCTACAGCGCGCCGGAGATCGGCGAGCGGCTGTTCATCTCGCCCAAGACGGTGGACACGTACAAGCAGCGGATCCAGGACAAGCTCGGCCTCAGCCATCGGCACGAGTACGTGCAGTTCGCGCTGCGCCTCGGCCTGCTGCACGCCTAG
- the ffh gene encoding signal recognition particle protein, protein MFNELSEKLEATFARLRGRGVLSDADIKEGLREVRRVLLEADVSFQLTGEFLARVEKRAVGVSQLKTVAPAQQLVKIVYDELTLMLGERKEGLKLSSVPPTVVLMVGLQGSGKTTTAAKLARKLKAEGKATRLVAADVYRPAAIDQLETLGRDLQVPLYADRGTQDVVKIAKAGIEQAKKERDRVVIVDTAGRLQIDDEMMQELRRLKDAVQPDEILLVADGMTGQDAVRIAQGFNEALGVTGVVLTKMDGDARGGAALSIYGVTKKPIKYIGVGEKSDALEEFHPDRMAGRILQQGDVLTLVEKAQATFDADEAKRMEKKIRKEGMDLQDFLSAMKQMEKLGSMQNILKMLPGVNSKMMAQASKVDPKRMKHLEAIVLSMTPEERRTPQLINGSRRARIGKGAGRPVSEVNRLLEQFRDMQKMMKRMAVKR, encoded by the coding sequence ATGTTCAACGAACTTTCCGAGAAACTGGAAGCCACCTTCGCCCGCCTGCGCGGGCGCGGGGTGCTCAGTGACGCCGACATCAAGGAGGGCCTGCGCGAGGTGCGCCGGGTCCTGCTCGAAGCCGACGTCTCCTTCCAGCTGACCGGAGAGTTCCTCGCGCGCGTCGAGAAGCGCGCGGTGGGCGTCAGCCAGCTCAAGACCGTCGCGCCGGCGCAGCAGCTCGTGAAGATCGTCTACGACGAGCTCACGTTGATGCTTGGCGAGCGCAAAGAAGGCCTCAAGCTCTCGTCGGTGCCGCCGACGGTCGTGCTGATGGTCGGCCTGCAGGGCTCCGGCAAGACGACGACCGCGGCCAAGCTCGCTCGCAAGCTGAAGGCCGAAGGCAAGGCGACTCGCCTCGTGGCCGCCGACGTGTACCGCCCCGCCGCCATCGACCAGCTCGAGACCCTCGGCCGCGACCTGCAGGTGCCCCTCTATGCGGACCGCGGCACGCAGGACGTGGTGAAGATTGCGAAGGCCGGCATCGAGCAGGCCAAGAAGGAGCGCGACCGCGTCGTCATCGTCGACACGGCCGGCCGCCTGCAGATCGACGACGAGATGATGCAGGAGCTGCGCCGCCTGAAGGACGCGGTGCAGCCCGATGAGATCCTGCTCGTCGCCGACGGAATGACCGGCCAGGACGCCGTGCGCATCGCGCAGGGCTTCAACGAGGCCCTGGGCGTGACCGGCGTCGTGCTCACCAAGATGGACGGTGACGCCCGCGGCGGTGCGGCGCTGTCGATCTACGGCGTCACCAAGAAGCCCATCAAGTACATCGGCGTCGGTGAGAAGTCCGACGCGCTCGAGGAGTTCCATCCCGACCGTATGGCGGGCCGCATCCTGCAGCAGGGTGACGTGCTCACGCTGGTCGAGAAGGCGCAGGCCACGTTCGATGCGGACGAGGCCAAGCGGATGGAGAAGAAGATCCGCAAGGAGGGAATGGACCTCCAGGACTTCCTCTCGGCGATGAAGCAGATGGAAAAGCTGGGCTCGATGCAGAACATCCTGAAGATGCTGCCCGGCGTGAACTCGAAGATGATGGCGCAGGCCAGCAAGGTGGACCCCAAGCGGATGAAGCACCTCGAGGCGATCGTGCTCTCGATGACGCCCGAGGAGCGCCGTACGCCGCAGCTGATCAACGGCTCGCGTCGCGCCCGCATCGGCAAGGGGGCCGGCCGCCCGGTGAGCGAGGTGAATCGCCTGCTCGAGCAGTTCCGGGATATGCAGAAGATGATGAAGCGGATGGCAGTGAAGAGATAG
- a CDS encoding asparaginase: MPMPTLRLATLVLMLVAPVAPANAQARADTASLPKVLVIATGGTIAGVQQAPGTLGGYRAGTLTAEQIIASVPELARHARVETEQFSNVASTAITPVQWVALSRRINEVLRTRNDLAGVVVTHGTDRLEETAFFLYLTVRSEKPVVMVGAQRPATGISPDGPMNLLAAVRTAVSPQAPGKGVLVVMDDRIISAREVRKHYQRVGGFEGGEMGMLGVVGTGGPEFFFAPVRRRGPRSEFDLVGVEALPRVEMTVSFPGGTGPQFDSLPAGIVVTTTGFTRDESLAYRALRSRGVFVVAAFPSGDNVAAAQLFTPPARPDSAAAPVTAQDSAMVAERAALPMISVQHLTPQKARILLMLALTRSRDPVEIQRMFREY; encoded by the coding sequence ATGCCAATGCCGACGCTGCGCCTTGCCACGCTCGTGCTGATGCTCGTCGCCCCCGTCGCGCCCGCCAACGCGCAGGCGCGGGCCGACACGGCCAGCCTGCCCAAGGTGCTGGTCATCGCGACCGGCGGGACGATCGCCGGCGTCCAGCAGGCGCCCGGGACGCTCGGCGGCTACCGCGCCGGGACCCTCACGGCCGAGCAGATCATCGCGTCAGTGCCCGAGCTCGCCCGCCACGCACGCGTGGAGACTGAGCAGTTCTCGAACGTGGCGAGCACCGCCATCACGCCGGTGCAATGGGTGGCACTCTCGCGGCGCATCAATGAGGTGCTCCGCACGCGCAACGACCTCGCCGGTGTGGTGGTCACGCACGGCACCGACCGGCTCGAGGAGACGGCGTTCTTCCTGTACCTCACCGTGCGGTCAGAGAAGCCCGTCGTGATGGTCGGGGCACAGCGCCCGGCCACCGGCATCAGCCCCGACGGTCCGATGAACCTGCTCGCGGCGGTGCGCACGGCGGTCTCGCCGCAGGCACCCGGCAAGGGCGTGCTGGTCGTGATGGATGACCGCATCATCTCGGCGCGCGAGGTGCGCAAACACTATCAGCGCGTCGGCGGGTTCGAAGGCGGCGAGATGGGGATGCTCGGCGTCGTCGGAACCGGCGGCCCCGAGTTCTTTTTTGCACCGGTGCGCCGTCGAGGGCCACGCAGCGAGTTCGACCTCGTCGGGGTCGAGGCATTGCCTCGGGTTGAGATGACGGTGTCGTTCCCTGGTGGCACGGGGCCGCAGTTCGACTCGCTCCCGGCCGGCATCGTCGTCACCACGACGGGCTTCACGCGTGACGAGTCGCTGGCCTACCGCGCCCTGCGCAGCCGCGGCGTATTCGTCGTCGCCGCGTTTCCGTCGGGTGACAACGTGGCGGCCGCCCAGCTTTTCACCCCGCCCGCACGGCCCGACTCCGCCGCCGCGCCAGTGACCGCTCAAGATTCCGCGATGGTCGCCGAACGTGCTGCCCTGCCGATGATCAGCGTGCAGCACCTCACGCCGCAGAAGGCGCGCATCCTGTTGATGCTGGCGCTCACCCGCAGCCGCGACCCGGTCGAGATTCAGCGGATGTTCCGCGAGTACTGA
- the rpsP gene encoding 30S ribosomal protein S16 produces MAVRIRLRRQGRKKSPTYRIVVADGRSPRDGKFIEILGQYAPRSGEQAIQLNAERANYWLDNGAQPSDTVRSLLRKAGVLKARHETRLASKLAAKAVPVKE; encoded by the coding sequence ATGGCAGTTCGCATTCGTCTCCGCCGTCAGGGGCGCAAGAAGTCCCCGACCTATCGCATCGTCGTCGCCGACGGCCGTTCGCCGCGCGATGGCAAGTTCATCGAGATCCTCGGGCAGTACGCGCCGCGGTCCGGTGAGCAGGCGATCCAGCTCAACGCCGAGCGCGCCAACTACTGGCTCGACAACGGCGCCCAGCCGTCCGACACCGTGCGCTCACTGCTGCGCAAGGCCGGCGTGCTCAAGGCCCGTCACGAGACGCGCCTGGCGTCCAAGCTGGCCGCCAAGGCCGTGCCGGTGAAGGAGTAA
- a CDS encoding isoamylase early set domain-containing protein, translating into MSDGTERMDTEEFAARVAAPLKAPVALRADFEARVMAQVAEAARPWWRRRRQIALSPLGGLALAAGFGALMVLGGYGLGARQAASAPSAAPGVQIVRFVLDAPDAQSVMLAGDFNGWSRVATPMEAVDGTGRWAVTLTLPFGRHEYAFVVDGERWVADPYAQTARDEFGQESSVMRLEAEPRRGA; encoded by the coding sequence ATGTCTGACGGAACGGAGCGGATGGACACGGAAGAGTTTGCGGCGCGCGTCGCGGCACCGCTGAAGGCGCCGGTGGCGCTGCGCGCGGACTTCGAGGCGCGGGTGATGGCCCAGGTGGCGGAGGCGGCGCGTCCCTGGTGGCGGCGTCGGCGGCAGATCGCGTTGTCGCCGCTGGGCGGCCTCGCGCTGGCGGCCGGCTTCGGCGCGCTGATGGTGCTCGGCGGCTACGGCCTTGGGGCGCGGCAGGCCGCGTCGGCACCAAGCGCGGCACCGGGCGTGCAGATCGTGCGCTTCGTCCTCGATGCGCCAGACGCGCAGTCGGTAATGCTCGCCGGCGACTTCAACGGATGGTCGCGCGTGGCGACGCCGATGGAAGCCGTCGACGGCACGGGCCGCTGGGCGGTCACGCTGACGTTGCCGTTCGGGCGCCACGAGTACGCGTTCGTGGTCGACGGCGAGCGTTGGGTGGCTGATCCCTATGCGCAGACGGCGCGCGACGAGTTCGGGCAGGAGAGCTCGGTGATGCGGCTCGAAGCTGAACCGCGTCGCGGGGCTTAG
- a CDS encoding ribonuclease HII gives MAGGWSALERSLRAAGALHIAGVDEVGRGPLAGPVVVCAVVMPAGRRAIAGVTDSKQLKAAERERLALRIRQDAVALRVAAASVNEIARWNIYQATVRAMARALARLPVPPDEVLVDGKPIKTLGVAHHAVVGGDARCYSIACASIVAKVLRDRLMTRLAARYRDYAWEANAGYGTPAHLAALRAHGLTPHHRVAFCRTALGGQLEL, from the coding sequence GTGGCTGGCGGCTGGAGCGCCCTCGAGCGTTCGCTGCGCGCCGCCGGTGCGCTGCACATCGCCGGAGTGGATGAAGTCGGACGGGGCCCCCTAGCGGGCCCCGTCGTCGTTTGTGCCGTCGTGATGCCCGCTGGCCGCCGCGCCATCGCTGGCGTCACGGACTCCAAGCAGCTCAAGGCCGCCGAGCGTGAGCGCTTGGCGCTGCGCATCCGGCAGGATGCCGTGGCGCTGCGCGTGGCCGCCGCCAGCGTGAACGAAATCGCCCGCTGGAACATCTACCAGGCCACCGTGCGGGCGATGGCGCGCGCGCTGGCGCGCCTGCCCGTGCCGCCGGACGAGGTGCTGGTGGACGGCAAGCCGATAAAGACCCTCGGCGTGGCGCACCACGCCGTCGTCGGCGGGGATGCGCGCTGCTACTCGATCGCCTGCGCCAGCATCGTGGCCAAGGTCCTGCGTGACCGGTTGATGACACGGTTGGCCGCCCGCTATCGAGACTACGCCTGGGAGGCGAATGCGGGGTATGGGACTCCGGCGCATCTCGCGGCGCTGCGCGCGCACGGATTGACGCCGCATCATCGTGTGGCCTTCTGCCGGACCGCCCTTGGCGGCCAACTGGAGCTCTGA
- the rimM gene encoding 16S rRNA processing protein RimM, with product MGRIRRPHGVRGELVVDVMTDEPGAIFAPGRRVFQGTHDGELSVDPRTRAPRELVVSSLRPIKDGWLMRFDGINDRTEAEKWNGRYLLVPVEELSEPEEGEVFAHELVGMQLVDAGSSATIGEVIEFYDLPQGLLLEFRTSAGAVASLPFVDEFVDALDREARTIRVRLPNGLLDA from the coding sequence GTGGGGCGGATCCGTCGCCCGCACGGCGTGCGCGGCGAGTTGGTGGTGGACGTGATGACAGACGAGCCAGGGGCGATCTTCGCTCCTGGCCGTCGTGTCTTTCAGGGGACCCACGACGGTGAGCTCTCGGTGGATCCACGCACCCGCGCGCCTCGCGAGCTCGTCGTCAGCTCCCTGCGGCCGATCAAGGACGGTTGGCTGATGCGCTTCGACGGCATCAACGACCGCACCGAGGCCGAAAAGTGGAACGGGCGCTATCTCCTCGTGCCGGTGGAAGAACTCTCCGAGCCCGAGGAGGGTGAGGTCTTCGCGCACGAGTTGGTGGGAATGCAACTCGTGGATGCCGGCTCGTCGGCAACGATCGGTGAGGTCATCGAGTTCTACGACCTGCCGCAGGGGCTGTTGCTGGAGTTCCGCACCAGCGCGGGCGCGGTGGCCAGCCTGCCATTCGTGGATGAGTTCGTGGACGCACTGGACCGCGAGGCTCGAACGATCCGGGTGCGCTTGCCCAACGGGTTGCTGGACGCCTAG
- a CDS encoding TetR/AcrR family transcriptional regulator has translation MSPRPRKISDDQVFEALTRVMQRVPAASLTLAEVGAEAGVTASALSQRFGSKQALLRALNARFAEGTPELLESIRERHASPVAAIRAWAEGFAWLIATPSSLAHHLGYLQMDLSDEVMFTHLQKATRATRRTLAQWVAEAVQAGELQPGTDPAALARLLLATANGSMMTYALLRQGKPVEWIRADVELALGPFRVPAR, from the coding sequence ATGAGCCCACGCCCGCGAAAGATTTCCGACGACCAGGTCTTCGAGGCCCTGACCCGGGTGATGCAGCGCGTCCCCGCTGCGTCGCTGACGCTCGCCGAGGTCGGTGCGGAGGCGGGCGTCACGGCGAGCGCGCTCTCCCAGCGGTTTGGTTCGAAGCAGGCGCTGTTGCGTGCGCTGAACGCCCGCTTCGCCGAGGGCACCCCGGAACTGCTGGAATCCATCCGCGAGCGGCACGCGTCGCCGGTCGCGGCCATCCGTGCGTGGGCCGAAGGATTTGCCTGGCTCATCGCCACGCCCTCCTCGCTGGCGCATCACCTCGGATATCTCCAGATGGACCTGTCCGATGAGGTGATGTTCACGCACCTGCAGAAGGCCACCCGCGCGACGCGCCGTACGTTGGCGCAGTGGGTGGCGGAGGCGGTGCAGGCCGGTGAGCTGCAGCCGGGCACGGACCCCGCAGCACTGGCGCGCCTGCTGCTGGCGACGGCGAACGGCTCGATGATGACGTACGCGCTTCTACGCCAGGGCAAGCCGGTCGAGTGGATCCGGGCGGACGTCGAGCTCGCCCTCGGGCCGTTTCGGGTGCCCGCGCGCTAA
- the rplS gene encoding 50S ribosomal protein L19, with the protein MHAFTETQKEYLKSVPAFRAGDTLRVNVRVKEGEKERLQAFEGVCIGRKGAGVSATFTVRKISNGVGVERIFPLHSPMLAEIKVVRRGRVRRAKLFYLRNVTGKAARIAEKKVRVQVPTTGEAAQA; encoded by the coding sequence ATGCACGCTTTCACCGAAACTCAGAAGGAATACCTGAAGTCCGTGCCCGCTTTCCGCGCCGGCGACACGCTGCGCGTGAACGTGCGCGTGAAGGAAGGCGAGAAGGAGCGCCTTCAGGCGTTCGAGGGCGTGTGCATCGGCCGCAAGGGCGCCGGCGTCTCGGCGACCTTCACGGTCCGCAAGATCTCCAACGGCGTGGGCGTGGAGCGCATCTTCCCGCTGCACTCGCCGATGCTGGCCGAGATCAAGGTCGTGCGCCGTGGCCGCGTGCGCCGCGCCAAGCTCTTCTATCTCCGCAACGTGACCGGCAAGGCCGCGCGTATCGCCGAGAAGAAGGTGCGCGTGCAGGTGCCGACCACGGGCGAGGCCGCGCAGGCCTGA
- the trmD gene encoding tRNA (guanosine(37)-N1)-methyltransferase TrmD codes for MLSINLISIFPDFFAGPLGLSIPKRAAEAGLVRYNCVDLRAFATDKHKTVDDAPFGGGPGMVMKPAPFFDAVESVGATKPIVLLSPRGKVFSHADALRFAEGTELTLLCGHYKDVDQRVADHLATEEISLGDFVLSGGEPAALAVVDAVVRLLPGAMSDIESARTDSFYDRGLSAPSYTRPAEYRGHKVPEVLLSGNHAEIERWRREEGERLTRERRG; via the coding sequence GTGCTCTCCATCAACCTCATCTCGATCTTCCCGGACTTCTTTGCCGGTCCGCTGGGGCTCAGCATCCCCAAGCGCGCCGCCGAGGCGGGGCTGGTGCGCTACAACTGCGTGGACCTGCGCGCCTTCGCCACCGACAAGCACAAGACCGTGGACGATGCGCCCTTTGGCGGCGGGCCGGGAATGGTGATGAAGCCGGCGCCCTTCTTCGACGCGGTCGAGAGCGTCGGCGCGACGAAGCCAATCGTGTTGCTGTCCCCGCGCGGCAAGGTGTTCAGCCACGCCGATGCCCTGCGCTTTGCCGAGGGCACGGAGCTCACGCTGCTCTGCGGCCACTACAAGGACGTCGACCAGCGCGTGGCGGACCACTTGGCGACCGAGGAGATCTCGCTGGGCGACTTCGTGCTCAGCGGGGGCGAGCCGGCGGCGCTGGCCGTGGTGGATGCCGTCGTCCGGCTGCTGCCCGGGGCGATGAGCGACATCGAATCCGCCCGGACGGACTCCTTCTACGACCGGGGGCTCTCGGCCCCCTCCTACACCCGGCCAGCGGAGTATCGCGGGCATAAGGTGCCGGAGGTGCTCTTGAGCGGGAATCACGCCGAGATCGAGCGCTGGCGGCGGGAAGAAGGGGAGCGCCTGACCCGGGAGCGCCGGGGCTAG
- a CDS encoding sigma-70 family RNA polymerase sigma factor — MDDLTDAELVAETRRGNQRAFAALLRRYQDRHARFAARMLGDADDADDVLQSVFVRAFRHIGDCEDPSRFGAWLHRIVVNECRTFAARRGQRELRFVREPLTLDGLEAPGAEGDPALRARIGAAVAELPVEMREAFLLKHVEELEYEEMAELTGAGVSALKMRVKRAIERLREQLAEVAYV; from the coding sequence ATGGACGACCTGACCGACGCGGAATTGGTGGCGGAAACCAGGCGGGGCAACCAGCGGGCGTTCGCGGCGCTGCTGCGCCGGTACCAGGACCGGCACGCGCGCTTCGCGGCGCGAATGCTGGGTGATGCCGACGATGCCGATGACGTGCTGCAGTCGGTGTTCGTGCGGGCCTTCCGCCACATCGGGGACTGCGAGGATCCGTCGCGGTTCGGGGCTTGGCTGCACCGGATCGTGGTGAATGAATGCCGTACCTTTGCGGCGCGACGGGGGCAGCGTGAGCTGCGGTTCGTACGCGAGCCGCTGACGCTTGATGGGCTCGAGGCGCCGGGGGCTGAGGGCGACCCAGCGTTGCGGGCGCGCATCGGGGCCGCGGTGGCGGAGTTGCCGGTGGAGATGCGCGAGGCGTTCCTGCTCAAGCACGTCGAGGAACTGGAGTATGAGGAGATGGCGGAGCTGACCGGGGCGGGAGTCTCCGCGCTGAAGATGCGAGTGAAGCGGGCAATCGAACGGCTGCGCGAGCAGCTTGCGGAGGTGGCATATGTCTGA